A DNA window from Novosphingobium sp. RL4 contains the following coding sequences:
- a CDS encoding xanthine dehydrogenase family protein molybdopterin-binding subunit — MNAEPSGIGAARWIGKRVPRKEDARLLTGRGQFTDDVVLPGMLHVAFVRSPVARGRLVSIDGAAAVQMPGVHAVLTAADLALRPITMMSFFFTPSEVPVAPLADTLVQYVGEPVAMVMAETRAQAEDAASLVEVEIEELEPVVTLAQAKAAAPIHPGTESNVAAEIGDEELDEELEAALSGAALRVSQKVVHQRISQSPMENRAILASRDGPEELNLWITCQSPHNIARWVSLALGLPDAAIRVIAKDVGGSFGLKNTPWKEECAVICAAMLLGRPLKWTEDRYEALTASSQCREAEMSLQAGFDGEGRLIASHGIYDCNNGAYPQGADSNIAVHMFVWAAYRMPAYAFVSRGWYSNTNGLAAYRGPWAMESLIRETLLDKAARKLGIDPIELRRRNLVYLSDQPAVSSMGIPLEDITPGECLEKLVAHFDVAAFRREQAKARGEGRYLGLGVAAYIEPTGSAGSMVTMTGELAQVRIEPTGKVAALMSTHSQGHGTATTMAQCIADRLGVAYDDVTVFEGDSSRGGFGPGAAGSRQGVIGGGAAIRASELLADKVKVLAAHLYNASIDTVTIEDGMVHIAGAPEMSRSLGEIANIAYGEPHRLPPGFEAGLEAQFRYQPPPMTFTSAAHACVVEVDAETGFVKILRWISSEDCGTVINPGVVEGQISGGLAQAIGMVLLEEMPYDARGNPQAATFKDYLLPSISDVPVFEFVHANTPSQTIGGMRGVGEGGAIIGPPTLVNAIADALSPFGEIEDLVLPLTPARILDVIEQRDVSGVRKDGGQSGMVSGEAPAPVPAMEPVIQAEPASVPEPEAPPAGLDGDWNMVLKTPMGPQAMVVTFRTEGAAVSGRFTSPEGTQDFEGGTVDENRVRFDLKVEKPMKITLKYDLTVTGNTIAGKCKMGMFGSAKVTGERAG, encoded by the coding sequence ATGAACGCAGAACCCTCGGGCATTGGCGCTGCGCGCTGGATCGGGAAGCGGGTTCCGCGCAAGGAAGACGCGCGCCTGCTGACGGGGCGCGGCCAGTTCACGGATGATGTGGTGCTGCCCGGCATGCTTCACGTCGCGTTCGTGCGCAGTCCGGTGGCGCGCGGCAGGCTGGTTTCGATCGATGGCGCCGCAGCGGTGCAGATGCCGGGCGTCCACGCGGTGCTGACCGCCGCCGACCTGGCGCTGCGGCCGATCACGATGATGAGCTTCTTCTTCACGCCCTCGGAAGTGCCGGTCGCTCCATTGGCGGATACGCTGGTGCAATACGTGGGCGAGCCGGTGGCGATGGTCATGGCCGAGACCCGCGCCCAGGCGGAAGATGCCGCTTCGCTCGTCGAGGTCGAGATCGAGGAACTCGAACCGGTTGTCACCCTTGCCCAGGCGAAGGCGGCAGCGCCGATCCATCCGGGCACCGAGAGCAATGTCGCGGCGGAGATCGGCGACGAGGAGCTTGACGAGGAGCTGGAAGCGGCGCTTTCGGGCGCGGCGCTGCGGGTTAGCCAGAAGGTCGTCCACCAGCGCATCTCGCAGTCGCCGATGGAAAACCGCGCGATCCTGGCGAGCCGGGACGGACCCGAGGAGCTCAACCTCTGGATCACCTGCCAGAGCCCGCACAACATCGCGCGCTGGGTCAGCCTGGCGCTTGGCCTGCCGGATGCCGCGATCCGGGTGATCGCCAAGGACGTGGGCGGCTCCTTCGGGCTCAAGAACACACCGTGGAAGGAGGAATGCGCAGTCATCTGCGCGGCCATGCTGCTGGGGCGTCCTCTCAAATGGACCGAGGATCGCTACGAGGCGCTTACCGCGTCGAGCCAGTGCCGGGAAGCGGAGATGAGCCTCCAGGCCGGGTTTGACGGCGAGGGGCGGCTGATCGCCAGCCACGGCATCTATGATTGCAACAACGGCGCTTATCCTCAGGGGGCGGACAGCAATATCGCCGTCCATATGTTCGTCTGGGCGGCCTACAGGATGCCCGCCTACGCTTTTGTCTCACGCGGGTGGTACAGCAATACCAACGGGCTGGCGGCTTATCGCGGGCCGTGGGCGATGGAATCGCTCATTCGTGAAACCTTGCTGGACAAGGCGGCGAGGAAGCTCGGCATCGATCCGATCGAACTGCGCCGCCGCAATCTCGTCTATCTTTCCGATCAGCCGGCGGTGTCGAGCATGGGCATCCCGCTGGAGGATATCACGCCCGGCGAATGTCTGGAAAAGCTCGTTGCGCATTTCGACGTGGCCGCGTTCCGCCGCGAACAGGCGAAGGCGCGGGGGGAGGGGCGCTATCTCGGCCTCGGCGTTGCCGCCTATATCGAGCCGACCGGCTCGGCGGGCAGTATGGTGACGATGACCGGGGAACTGGCGCAAGTGCGGATCGAGCCGACCGGCAAGGTAGCCGCCCTGATGTCCACCCATTCCCAGGGCCACGGCACCGCCACGACCATGGCGCAATGCATCGCCGACCGGCTCGGCGTGGCTTACGACGACGTGACCGTGTTCGAGGGGGACAGTTCGCGCGGCGGCTTCGGCCCCGGCGCGGCGGGTAGCCGTCAGGGGGTGATCGGTGGGGGCGCGGCGATCCGTGCATCGGAACTGCTGGCGGACAAGGTAAAGGTTCTGGCAGCCCACTTGTACAACGCCTCAATCGACACCGTGACCATCGAGGACGGCATGGTCCACATCGCCGGCGCCCCGGAAATGTCGCGATCGCTGGGTGAGATCGCGAACATCGCCTATGGCGAACCGCACCGTCTGCCACCCGGTTTCGAGGCCGGGCTGGAAGCGCAGTTCCGTTACCAGCCCCCGCCGATGACCTTCACCAGCGCGGCGCATGCCTGCGTGGTGGAAGTCGATGCGGAAACCGGCTTCGTGAAGATCTTGCGCTGGATATCGAGCGAGGATTGCGGGACCGTCATAAACCCCGGCGTCGTCGAGGGGCAGATATCCGGAGGGCTGGCGCAGGCGATCGGCATGGTCCTGCTGGAAGAGATGCCATACGATGCGCGCGGCAATCCCCAGGCGGCGACGTTCAAGGACTATCTCCTCCCGTCGATCAGCGACGTGCCGGTGTTCGAGTTCGTCCATGCCAATACCCCGTCGCAGACGATCGGCGGCATGCGCGGCGTAGGTGAAGGCGGTGCCATCATCGGCCCGCCGACGCTGGTGAACGCCATCGCCGATGCGCTCAGCCCCTTTGGCGAGATCGAGGACCTGGTGCTTCCGCTCACGCCTGCCCGCATCCTCGACGTGATCGAGCAACGCGATGTTTCAGGCGTGCGCAAAGATGGAGGGCAGTCGGGTATGGTGTCGGGAGAAGCCCCGGCGCCAGTGCCGGCGATGGAGCCCGTCATTCAGGCCGAGCCGGCCTCGGTTCCCGAACCCGAGGCGCCGCCCGCCGGGCTCGACGGTGACTGGAACATGGTGCTCAAGACCCCGATGGGGCCTCAGGCGATGGTCGTCACCTTCCGTACCGAGGGCGCAGCCGTTTCGGGCCGCTTCACCAGCCCGGAAGGCACGCAGGACTTCGAGGGTGGCACCGTCGATGAAAACCGCGTTCGTTTCGACCTCAAGGTCGAGAAGCCGATGAAGATCACCCTGAAATACGACCTGACCGTGACCGGCAACACCATCGCAGGAAAGTGCAAGATGGGCATGTTCGGCTCGGCCAAGGTGACGGGCGAGCGGGCCGGCTGA
- a CDS encoding Lrp/AsnC family transcriptional regulator, whose amino-acid sequence MVNSQKQVNLDELDRKIIAALRADGRMSVTELAQVVGLSKTPCQVRMRRLIDSGVIRGFRAVVDPATLGFDHVAFTEVKLSDTREQALKEFNAAVRRIPEVEECHMLASHFDYLLKVRTTDIRRYREVLGEKLSNLPHVSSTSTYVAMETVKDASS is encoded by the coding sequence ATGGTAAATAGCCAGAAACAGGTCAATCTGGATGAGCTTGACCGCAAGATCATTGCCGCCCTGCGCGCAGATGGCCGCATGAGCGTGACCGAACTCGCCCAGGTGGTGGGCCTGTCAAAGACGCCCTGTCAGGTGCGGATGCGGCGGCTGATCGATTCGGGCGTGATCCGCGGCTTTCGTGCGGTCGTCGATCCCGCCACCCTCGGGTTCGACCACGTGGCCTTCACCGAAGTGAAACTGTCGGATACGCGCGAACAGGCGCTGAAGGAATTCAACGCCGCCGTCCGCCGCATTCCCGAAGTGGAGGAGTGCCACATGCTCGCCAGCCATTTCGACTACCTGCTGAAAGTCCGCACCACCGACATCCGCCGCTACCGCGAGGTGCTGGGCGAAAAGCTGTCGAACCTGCCCCACGTTTCCAGCACATCAACTTATGTGGCGATGGAAACCGTGAAGGATGCAAGCAGCTAG
- the putA gene encoding trifunctional transcriptional regulator/proline dehydrogenase/L-glutamate gamma-semialdehyde dehydrogenase, whose translation MTHTPRFAAFAPAVSEPTPLRRAITEAFRRDEAACMAPLLEAATLPDAQRRDVRETASALVTTLRANHKGTGVEGLVQEYSLSSQEGVALMCLAEALLRIPDNATRDALIRDKISDGDWSAHLGGGKSMFVNAATWGLVVTGKLVGSVDDTGLGAALTRLVARAGEPVIRRGVDLAMRLMGEQFVTGETIGEAVKRARELEAKGFRYSYDMLGEAATTAADAERYNTDYVNAIHAIGKAGAGRGIYEGPGISIKLSALHPRYSRAQAGRVMAELLPRVKALAVLAKGYDIGLNIDAEEADRLELSLDLLEALALDPELKGWDGLGFVVQAYGKRCPFVLDWIIDLARRSGRRMMVRLVKGAYWDAEIKRAQVDGLADFPVYTRKVHTDVSYVACAKKLLAAPDAVFPQFATHNAQTLATIYHLAGPDFVVGRYEFQCLHGMGEPLYSQVVGKDNLDRPCRIYAPVGTHETLLAYLVRRLLENGANSSFVNRIADPAVQVADMVADPVDVVRAMPDPGARHDLIPLAADLYPGRRNSDGIDMADETALAALSEDLRRSAAREWFAMPANAQGEARAVLNPADHDDVVGKVIEVAPEAAAVAVARAAISRWGGVPVAERAAMLDAAADAMQERIGLLMGLVIREAGKSAANAIAEVREAIDFLRYYAKQARETFGAEQAPLGPVVCISPWNFPLAIFAGQVAAALVAGNPVLAKPAEETPLIAAEAVRLLHEAGVPKDALQLVPGDGRVGAALVAAPQVAAVMFTGSTEVARLIQKQLSGRVSADGRAVPFIAETGGQNAMIVDSSALAEQVVADVIASAFDSAGQRCSALRVLCLQEDVADRTLTMLKGALAELRVGNTQELAVDIGPVITAEAKGAIDGHVARMKSRGCKVEQVAIPAACDAGTFVAPTIVEIASIAQLEREVFGPVLHVVRFKRDELPKLIAAINDTGYGLTFGLHTRLDATVEQVTSAIRAGNLYVNRNTIGAIVGVQPFGGRGLSGTGPKAGGPLYLGRLAKQAPQVLDAPARAAPLVEAFATWLSGQGDAASAAAARALASGSALGLEVSLPGPVGETNLYALHPRGRVLLRPATQEGLYAQMAAVLASGNTATVVGMALPGGLPEAVAARFAPDAAEHFSACLVEGDAEAVRAACEAVAAMPGPIVPVHTSAGPNLVWLLEEVSTSINTTAAGGNASLMMIG comes from the coding sequence ATGACCCACACGCCCCGCTTCGCCGCATTCGCCCCCGCCGTCAGCGAGCCCACCCCGCTGCGCCGTGCCATCACCGAGGCTTTCCGCCGTGACGAGGCCGCCTGCATGGCACCTCTGCTCGAAGCGGCGACCTTGCCCGATGCTCAGCGCCGGGACGTGCGTGAGACCGCGAGCGCGCTCGTCACCACGCTGCGCGCCAATCACAAGGGCACAGGCGTCGAAGGGCTGGTTCAGGAATACTCTCTCTCCAGCCAGGAAGGCGTCGCGCTCATGTGCCTCGCCGAAGCGCTGCTGCGCATTCCCGACAATGCGACCCGCGATGCGCTGATCCGCGACAAGATTTCCGATGGCGACTGGAGCGCGCATCTCGGCGGCGGCAAGTCGATGTTCGTCAATGCCGCGACCTGGGGCCTGGTGGTGACCGGGAAGCTGGTGGGATCGGTCGACGACACGGGACTGGGCGCGGCGTTGACGCGCCTAGTCGCCCGGGCGGGCGAGCCGGTGATACGGCGCGGCGTCGATCTTGCGATGCGGCTGATGGGCGAGCAGTTCGTGACCGGCGAAACCATCGGCGAGGCCGTGAAGCGCGCCCGCGAACTGGAGGCCAAGGGCTTCCGCTACAGCTATGACATGCTGGGCGAAGCGGCCACCACCGCCGCCGATGCCGAACGCTACAACACCGATTACGTCAATGCGATCCACGCCATCGGCAAGGCCGGCGCGGGGCGGGGCATCTACGAAGGCCCGGGAATCTCGATCAAGCTCTCGGCCCTCCACCCGCGCTACAGCCGCGCGCAGGCCGGCAGGGTGATGGCCGAATTGCTGCCGCGCGTTAAGGCGCTGGCGGTGCTGGCCAAGGGCTACGACATCGGCCTCAACATCGATGCCGAGGAAGCCGACCGCCTCGAACTCTCGCTCGACCTGCTCGAAGCGCTGGCGCTCGATCCCGAACTCAAGGGCTGGGATGGCCTCGGTTTCGTGGTGCAGGCCTATGGCAAGCGCTGCCCCTTCGTGCTTGACTGGATCATCGATCTCGCCCGCCGTTCGGGCCGCCGCATGATGGTGCGGCTGGTCAAGGGCGCGTACTGGGATGCCGAGATCAAGCGCGCGCAAGTGGACGGGCTTGCCGACTTCCCGGTCTATACCCGCAAGGTCCATACCGACGTGTCGTATGTTGCCTGCGCGAAGAAGCTGTTGGCGGCGCCGGACGCCGTGTTCCCGCAGTTCGCCACGCACAATGCGCAGACGCTGGCGACGATCTACCATCTCGCCGGGCCGGACTTCGTGGTTGGCCGCTATGAGTTTCAATGCCTCCACGGGATGGGCGAGCCGCTCTATTCGCAGGTTGTCGGCAAGGACAATCTCGACCGTCCCTGCCGTATCTACGCCCCGGTGGGAACGCACGAGACGCTGCTGGCCTATCTCGTGCGCCGCCTGCTGGAGAACGGTGCAAACTCCTCGTTCGTGAACCGGATCGCCGATCCTGCCGTGCAGGTGGCGGACATGGTGGCCGATCCGGTGGACGTGGTTCGCGCCATGCCCGATCCCGGTGCCCGTCACGACCTGATCCCGCTTGCCGCGGATCTCTACCCCGGCCGCCGCAATTCGGACGGGATCGACATGGCCGACGAGACTGCGCTTGCCGCGCTTTCGGAAGACTTGCGGCGGTCCGCCGCGCGCGAATGGTTCGCCATGCCCGCCAATGCACAGGGTGAGGCGCGTGCAGTTCTCAATCCGGCGGATCATGACGACGTGGTGGGCAAGGTGATCGAGGTCGCGCCGGAAGCGGCTGCGGTTGCGGTTGCGCGGGCCGCGATCAGCCGTTGGGGCGGTGTGCCCGTTGCCGAGCGTGCCGCCATGCTGGACGCTGCCGCCGATGCCATGCAGGAGCGGATCGGCCTGCTCATGGGCCTGGTCATCCGCGAGGCCGGAAAGTCCGCCGCCAATGCCATCGCCGAAGTGCGCGAGGCGATCGACTTCCTGCGTTATTACGCGAAGCAGGCGCGCGAGACTTTCGGCGCCGAACAGGCACCGCTGGGCCCGGTGGTCTGCATCAGCCCCTGGAATTTCCCGCTCGCGATCTTTGCGGGGCAAGTGGCCGCCGCGCTCGTGGCGGGCAACCCGGTCCTGGCAAAGCCCGCCGAGGAAACCCCGCTGATCGCTGCCGAGGCCGTTCGCCTGCTGCACGAGGCGGGCGTTCCCAAGGACGCGCTTCAGCTGGTTCCGGGCGATGGCCGGGTCGGGGCGGCTCTGGTCGCGGCACCGCAAGTGGCTGCGGTGATGTTCACCGGTTCCACCGAAGTGGCGCGCCTGATCCAGAAGCAGCTTTCGGGCCGGGTTTCGGCAGACGGGCGCGCGGTTCCGTTTATCGCGGAAACGGGCGGCCAGAACGCGATGATCGTCGATTCCTCCGCGCTTGCCGAGCAGGTCGTGGCCGACGTTATCGCCTCGGCCTTCGATTCCGCCGGGCAGCGTTGTTCGGCGCTGCGCGTCCTGTGCCTTCAGGAGGACGTGGCCGATCGCACGCTGACGATGCTCAAGGGCGCGCTTGCCGAACTGCGCGTGGGCAATACCCAGGAACTCGCGGTGGATATCGGGCCGGTCATCACCGCCGAGGCCAAGGGCGCGATTGACGGCCATGTCGCGCGGATGAAGTCGCGCGGCTGCAAGGTGGAACAGGTGGCGATCCCGGCGGCATGTGATGCCGGCACGTTCGTTGCGCCGACCATCGTGGAGATCGCGAGCATCGCCCAGCTCGAACGCGAAGTGTTCGGCCCCGTGCTCCATGTCGTGCGCTTCAAGCGCGATGAACTGCCCAAACTGATCGCGGCCATCAACGACACCGGCTACGGTCTTACCTTCGGCCTGCACACCCGCCTCGATGCAACGGTGGAGCAGGTCACTTCCGCGATCCGCGCCGGCAACCTCTACGTCAACCGCAACACGATCGGTGCCATCGTCGGCGTCCAGCCGTTCGGCGGGCGCGGGCTTTCGGGCACGGGGCCGAAGGCGGGCGGACCGCTCTATCTCGGCCGCCTCGCCAAACAGGCTCCGCAAGTGCTGGATGCCCCCGCCCGCGCCGCTCCGCTGGTCGAGGCTTTCGCGACCTGGCTGAGCGGGCAGGGCGATGCGGCCTCGGCAGCAGCCGCGCGCGCGCTTGCGAGCGGTTCGGCACTGGGCCTCGAAGTCAGCCTTCCGGGGCCCGTGGGCGAAACCAATCTCTACGCCCTTCACCCGCGCGGCCGCGTGCTGCTGCGCCCGGCAACGCAAGAGGGTCTCTACGCGCAGATGGCGGCGGTGCTGGCCAGCGGCAATACGGCGACGGTTGTGGGCATGGCGCTTCCGGGCGGGCTGCCCGAGGCGGTCGCCGCCCGTTTCGCGCCGGATGCGGCCGAGCATTTCTCCGCCTGTCTCGTGGAAGGCGATGCCGAGGCGGTTCGCGCGGCCTGCGAGGCGGTTGCGGCGATGCCGGGGCCGATCGTTCCGGTCCATACCTCGGCCGGGCCGAACCTCGTCTGGCTGCTGGAGGAGGTGTCTACCTCGATCAACACCACGGCAGCGGGCGGCAACGCCAGCCTGATGATGATCGGCTGA
- a CDS encoding MFS transporter: protein MTDQLDTPRHTHPALVILALAMGAFAIGTTEFAAMSLVPYFARDLGLTEPEAGHAISTYALGVVVGAPVIAVLAAKLPRRALLIGLMALFAVGNALSAMAPTYPLLLLFRFISGLPHGAYFGIAALVAASMVPANRRAQSVALVMSGLTVATIIGVPLANWLGQAFGWRTGFAIVSVLAIITMALVALYAPHQKAAEGASPMRELGALRRPQVLLTLLTGAIGFGGLFAVYTYIASTMIEVTRVSEHLVPVVLAVFGVGMTVGNLFWAWAADRSLNKAAIGALLFSAFALALFPMAAGNVWTLSVVVVMIGFAGGLGTILQTRLMDVAGDAQALAAAAHHSAFNMANALGPWLGGLAISAGYGLTSTGWIGMGLSLGGLAIFLVTLALHKREGEVGGQAVPACG, encoded by the coding sequence ATGACCGATCAGCTCGATACTCCCCGCCACACCCACCCCGCGCTCGTCATTCTGGCGCTGGCGATGGGTGCCTTCGCCATCGGCACCACCGAATTCGCGGCCATGAGCCTCGTGCCCTATTTCGCGCGCGATCTCGGCCTGACGGAGCCGGAGGCGGGCCATGCCATCAGCACTTACGCGCTGGGCGTCGTCGTCGGGGCGCCGGTGATCGCCGTACTGGCGGCCAAGCTGCCGCGCCGGGCGCTGCTGATCGGGCTCATGGCTCTCTTCGCGGTGGGCAACGCGCTTTCCGCGATGGCGCCGACATATCCCCTGCTCCTGCTGTTCCGCTTCATCAGCGGCCTGCCGCATGGCGCCTACTTCGGCATCGCCGCGCTGGTGGCCGCCTCCATGGTGCCCGCGAACAGGCGAGCGCAGTCCGTGGCGCTCGTCATGTCGGGCCTGACCGTGGCGACGATCATCGGCGTGCCGCTGGCGAACTGGCTGGGACAGGCGTTCGGCTGGCGCACCGGATTTGCCATCGTCTCCGTGCTGGCCATCATCACCATGGCCCTCGTCGCGCTCTATGCTCCGCACCAGAAGGCGGCCGAAGGCGCCAGCCCGATGCGCGAACTGGGCGCCCTGCGCCGCCCGCAAGTCCTGCTGACCCTGCTGACCGGGGCCATCGGCTTCGGCGGCCTCTTCGCCGTCTACACCTACATCGCCTCGACCATGATCGAAGTGACCAGGGTGTCCGAACACCTCGTCCCTGTGGTGCTCGCGGTCTTCGGCGTGGGCATGACGGTGGGCAACCTGTTCTGGGCATGGGCCGCGGACCGATCGCTGAACAAGGCTGCCATCGGCGCCCTGCTGTTCAGCGCATTCGCGCTCGCCCTGTTCCCGATGGCCGCCGGCAACGTCTGGACGCTCAGCGTGGTCGTCGTCATGATCGGTTTCGCTGGCGGCCTCGGCACGATCCTCCAGACCCGCCTCATGGACGTTGCCGGAGACGCGCAGGCGCTCGCAGCGGCAGCGCATCACAGCGCCTTCAACATGGCGAATGCGCTGGGCCCGTGGCTCGGCGGCCTCGCGATCTCGGCGGGCTATGGCCTGACCTCGACCGGGTGGATCGGCATGGGCCTGTCGCTGGGCGGTCTCGCGATCTTCCTCGTCACGCTGGCCTTGCACAAGCGCGAGGGCGAAGTCGGCGGCCAGGCCGTTCCCGCCTGCGGCTGA
- a CDS encoding phosphoadenylyl-sulfate reductase, protein MPHTEVARIRDLIDTGPRFDEADAVRLNRLFRGTETTEMLETVLKEGMAGDVAIVSSFGAESAVLLHLVCRVDPGVAVLFLETGKHFPETLAYRDLLVERLGLTNLINLLPDAEELAKKDENGLRWSYDPDGCCEIRKVKPLEKALLGYDASFTGRKAFQASTRATLPRFEVDTTDTQGRLKINPLIDWSPERIAAYIAEHDLPPHPLVAQGYPSIGCMPCTSKVAEGEDPRSGRWRGWNKTECGIHVATLSEHTTKNAPEFDPGL, encoded by the coding sequence ATGCCCCACACCGAAGTTGCACGTATCCGCGACCTGATCGACACCGGTCCTCGTTTCGACGAGGCCGATGCCGTTCGCCTCAACCGCCTCTTCCGCGGCACCGAAACGACCGAAATGCTCGAAACGGTGCTCAAGGAAGGCATGGCGGGCGATGTCGCTATCGTGTCCAGCTTCGGTGCGGAATCGGCGGTGCTGCTGCACCTCGTCTGCCGCGTCGATCCGGGCGTGGCGGTGCTGTTCCTTGAAACCGGCAAGCATTTCCCCGAAACGCTCGCCTATCGCGATCTTCTCGTCGAGCGGCTGGGGCTGACCAATCTCATCAACCTGCTGCCCGACGCCGAGGAACTGGCGAAAAAGGACGAGAACGGCCTGCGCTGGTCCTACGACCCCGACGGCTGCTGCGAGATCCGCAAGGTCAAGCCGCTGGAGAAGGCGCTGCTGGGCTATGACGCCTCCTTCACCGGCCGCAAGGCATTCCAGGCCTCCACCCGCGCCACCCTGCCGCGTTTCGAGGTGGACACGACCGACACACAGGGCCGCCTGAAAATCAACCCGCTGATCGACTGGTCGCCCGAGCGCATCGCCGCCTATATCGCCGAGCATGATCTGCCTCCGCACCCGCTGGTGGCGCAGGGCTATCCGTCGATCGGCTGCATGCCCTGCACCAGCAAGGTCGCCGAAGGCGAGGACCCGCGTTCGGGTCGCTGGCGCGGATGGAACAAGACCGAGTGCGGCATCCATGTCGCCACCCTCTCGGAACACACCACCAAGAACGCACCGGAGTTCGACCCCGGGCTCTGA
- a CDS encoding DUF934 domain-containing protein, giving the protein MVDVQFRFRDDEAVNDPAITVDAFSEQTNATAVRIEPGDDARDLLPHLDRLSLVEVSFPAWTDGRGYSSARLLREAGYQGEMRAVGDLVIDMLSHLKRCGFDAFAPDKALNAEDAQNAFDRWENVYQATVVDGRQAIWAKRHPA; this is encoded by the coding sequence ATGGTTGACGTTCAATTCCGCTTCCGTGACGACGAGGCGGTCAACGACCCGGCCATCACGGTCGACGCCTTCTCGGAGCAGACCAACGCCACGGCCGTGCGCATCGAGCCGGGCGACGATGCCCGCGATCTCCTGCCGCATCTCGACCGGCTCTCCCTCGTGGAAGTGAGCTTCCCGGCGTGGACCGACGGGCGCGGATACTCCTCCGCCCGGCTTCTGCGCGAAGCAGGCTACCAGGGCGAGATGCGGGCCGTGGGCGATCTGGTGATCGACATGCTCTCGCACCTCAAGCGCTGCGGTTTTGACGCTTTCGCGCCCGACAAGGCACTCAACGCGGAAGATGCGCAGAACGCATTCGATCGCTGGGAAAACGTCTACCAGGCCACCGTCGTCGACGGTCGCCAGGCGATCTGGGCAAAGCGCCACCCGGCGTAA